A section of the Mastomys coucha isolate ucsf_1 unplaced genomic scaffold, UCSF_Mcou_1 pScaffold15, whole genome shotgun sequence genome encodes:
- the Rab5if gene encoding uncharacterized protein RAB5IF, whose protein sequence is MSGGRRKEEPPQPQLANGALKVSVWSKVLRSDAAWDDKDEFLDVIYWFRQIIAVVLGVIWGVLPLRGFLGIAGFCLINAGVLYLYFSNYLQIDEEEYGGTWELTKEGFMTSFALFMVIWIIFYTAIHYD, encoded by the exons ATGAGCGGCGGGCGGCGGAAGGAGGAGCCGCCTCAGCCGCAGCTGGCCAACGGGGCCCTCAAGGTGTCCGTGTGGAGCAAGGTGCTGCGGAGCGACGCGGCCTGGGACGACAAG GATGAATTTTTAGATGTGATCTACTGGTTCCGACAGATCATCGCTGTAGTTCTGGGTGTCATTTGGGGCGTTTTGCCCTTACGAGGCTTCTTGGGAATAGCAGG ATTCTGCCTGATCAATGCAGGAGTCCTGTATCTCTACTTCAGTAACTACCTACAAATCGACGAGGAAGAATATGGGGGCACATGGGAGCTCACCAAAGAAGGGTTTATGACATCAtttgccttgttcatg GTCATTTGGATCATCTTTTACACTGCCATCCACTATGACTGA
- the LOC116091275 gene encoding uncharacterized protein LOC116091275 yields the protein MAGLGARGGSDSPGSEVPWHAEVPLAQTSCRLSSSTEHAPRREGRGPATCARSQSAATQRYGSGARRRLRASVLRWAEVTGVPVRPGVRRARRDKCSAEATCALGGAVETEAQPR from the coding sequence ATGGCGGGTCTCGGCGCGCGGGGCGGCAGCGACAGTCCGGGCAGCGAGGTCCCGTGGCACGCCGAGGTTCCTCTCGCTCAGACAAGCTGCCGGCTCTCCAGCTCCACGGAGCATGCGCCACGGAGAGAGGGGCGGGGCCCCGCGACGTGCGCACGCAGCCAATCGGCGGCCACGCAGCGGTACGGCTCCGGCGCCCGGCGACGCCTCCGCGCGAGCGTCCTCCGGTGGGCGGAAGTGACGGGAGTTCCCGTCCGGCCCGGGGTACGGCGAGCGAGAAGGGACAAGTGCAGCGCGGAGGCGACCTGTGCGCTGGGAGGCGCTGTGGAGACGGAGGCACAGCCCCGCTGA